The Phaseolus vulgaris cultivar G19833 chromosome 5, P. vulgaris v2.0, whole genome shotgun sequence genomic interval AACAGTAATGGCATGCCTAAGAGCTTGTGCATCCAGAAGTCCTTCATATGGAGGGAAATCATATATCTGTAGGCACATTGCAAGGCCACTAATAAGAACAACAAATCTAATCTTCCATCGAGAGGGATGGTGACTAAAATCACCCCAAATTGCCCATGTTGCAAGTTGTCCTACAGTCATTGATAGACAAACTTTTAAGTTCCATTCtgcaaagttttaaaaaattccaTAAAAATCATAAGAAAGTGGGAAAAAATGGTAtgaataaggaaaaaaaaaaagaatagtgAAGGAAAACACACTAAAATTTCTATCTTTACAGCCACACATTTGGATGGAATAGATAATTAATAACATATTTCTGAAAGGAAAACAAAGTACACATGGAGCTTTCATGTAATTCTTGTCCTCAGGAATAATTATTAGTATAAAGATTACTTGAAGATACTTACCATGGTCTAGTTTAAAGAAGTTGAGGTACATTATATGAGTGGCCACAAAAGATATCAATGGAGCAGGAATCATAACTCTAGTAGCTTCATCTTTTACATTGAAGCTTCTTAATATGGCCAAAATCAAGGAATATCCAAGGAGAGCAACTGCAGAAAAGTAGTCTAGCTTCTCTATTAACTCACAATATCTGCATTTCATAGTGAGAACGAAACATGTTACTAAATTAAACAGATAATAAGATAggttgtttatttttctttcaactaGTTTGGTGGGATTTTAGGAAATATAGTCATTTTTTTAAGGAAGGAAATATAGCctttaaagaacaataaaagcaTCAACATGTGTAAGTTCGAATACCATTTGCATTCGCTATACTGAATCCAAGTATAAGTTAGAATAGCAGTTTCCTTGGTAAcattaaaatatcaaaactaTCTGCTTAAGTGACTTACCTACTATGAAAAATTGCACTCCAAAACCAGGAATTCAAGGACAAGAGCCCATAAATATGCCACAAACTAGCATATTCATAGTAGGGCCTCTTGCGTGCCTTCAGAGGAAGTTTATTGTATATAAGAGTGAAAAAGGACATCCAACCATGGAAATGCATTACAAGATTGAGGGAAGAAAAAACCATGGAAGCAGGATCCTGAGAAAGGGATGACATGTTAGATCTCTAAACAAAAAACTTGATATCTTTGGACATCAATTCAAAGGACAAAAGTTGTATGTAGTTTAATAGGTATTGCTTGTATTATTGTCTAATCATAATtagatttttcttcttctgataATTCAGTAGTAAATTTGCATCAAACAATCATTAAAAAAACCAGaagtaaaatttcaattttgattAGATAACAGTACAAATATGTTAAAATTGAAATGAAGTATAGAATGAATTGGTTATCTAGTAACAAACCTGTATTCCATATATACGCTTAAAGGGCCATTTACCATGGTATTTTTCTGGATCTTTATTCAGTAActccctttctttctctctatTTAGCATGCAATAGTATTGACAGTTACTTTTGCAATGCCCCTTTTTCCATCGTGCATAAAGTGGCTCTACCATGCCCCATGGAGGACCAACAACAGGTACTTCATCTGCAGAAATTTTACAGTTTGGAAAACATCTTTTCCCAATGCATCCACTTTCCTCACATTGTTCTACACAATTCCTAATGTCCAGAGAAAAACAAGAACATGAAAAAAACCCcataatttaattttgtgtAAGATGTGTTCGAAATTGAAACAACAATTTACatgttttcacaaaagaagattTGAAGAAAGATTAGAGTTATGTATGCACCTGTATCGTGGATCAGCATCACCAGCACTTGCATTTGATATTGCAATAAATGGTGAAAACACCAAAATGAAAGCAATAACGTAACAATTCAACATCTGAACAAAAGATTAGAAACTCAATGGTTAATAACTTTCAATATATTGAAATAGATCACAAATTCAATACATAACGATTCTGAAAGAGTAAACTATTATGTTCCACCTAACAGACCACATTTCAGAAATATGATATAGAAGAGTATCCATGCACTAATTTGATATCCAATTTAGCTCTATTTCCAACataattttttccattttctatgtaaaaatatgaattttcatTTCCTTCAAAACTGTACTTTGAAAGAAGTATCAGATGGAAGAATGATAAGAAcccaaaagaaaaaataaaacgaGGTTGTGGAAAAGAAATGGAAGCAAATGCAGCAACAGAGGGGGGAAGGGGGAGACATTTTACCTCGGTGGTGGTGAGAAATTTGCAGAAACGAAAGTTTAGTTCAGaagtttgaagtgttaaaaGGAATCCAGAAATGAcggaaacaaaaaagaaaagagacaGGTAATAATTTATTACACTTTCGATTTTAACAAGACCAAGTCACATGAAAGGATAGAAGCCATTTGTGATTTTTAAAATCAAACCAATGATTAACTCCCTAAAAGTATATGActccattttatttttaatgaaaatctccattttttttcttttgttaaagcCTTTCTTCTCAAAAGGCACGATGTATTCATACaaattctgtttttgttttatttgattattttgaattattacgtatttattttaaattatatttttttattcacatttagtattttaaaaaatatgtacacatataaatattaattttaaatatttactagtataataaatataatcatatgaaattgaagaaataactaattatattttaattggaCAAATTTGGTCTCATTGAAATTTATTGCGATTTACTCTTTATTTTAGTAATAATTGTTGTTACAAAGGTTGAGTACTATCTTATAGAACAATTTACTCCTTTTATTTGCTTcgtgaaattataattttttttatgttaatgtCTATTATGTTCAGTCCCCTTTCTCACTCAATCTCGGTTCAAATGGGGTAGGTACATGTAAGAGTACTTTGATGTTCAAGTTAGTATTATATTTTATGAGCCCAATTGTTTGTTAATTAAGGTTTCAAGACTATTTAAGATTAGCATTATTATTAATCATGTGTTAAAGGTGATTGTTTAGTTGGTAATATCTGATTGTCAAGCCGAGATAGTATCGCCTAGGTTGGCAACCGATGTTCATGTCAAAATCATATTATGATGAAATTGTCTCGGCGACCTAGTTGCACACTCGGTTATCGAGTAGTACATTGGTTCCCAGACTCGAGTTCGATTGCGATGAGTcttgaaagaaaaatttattttctttgttgagTTAATGTCGGGACCATATAGTACACTGACCCCAAGCCTCTCGAAGGTAAAAGGCTTTGAAGAGTCTAGACGGTTCTAAATGTGGCCATTGTGTGTCAAGGACATGAAAGGTTGTTTCATCGTGGCAATGAAGTTGAATCGCTCTGACGGTTAGGGGGTTACGATAATTGGTTTGCCTCCCACCCCTACATGGCTATAAATAGTGGGTCTTATGGGTCACTTCTATCGTTATCTTTTGCTTTAGTTTTGTCTGATATAGTGTCGGTTGGAGATCTCGAGTGATTTTTAATCTTGGTAAATTATGTCTTCATTCTCTTTTGACACTAGTTCATCTTCGGGGTTCTCGGGTGAGATGTTCTCGATCCATGTGAACCAACACGCAAAGCATCAACCGAGATGCTCTCGATTCATATGAATGAACACGCAAAGCATCAACTAAGATGTTATTCGTCAGCGTGAACCAACACCCAAAGCATCAACCGAGATGCTATCGACCTGTGTAAACAAACATGAAAATATCAAACGTGCCCCAAAAGCTGCAATAAACTTGGCAAGCATAGAGCTACCGAATCAAGTGACAAATTGAAATACATAAGTTAAACATGAAAGCCCAATAAAGTGTTATCAATTTAAAATCAATTGTGTCGAGCTAAAATAGTAACAATATCAAGTGTAAGCGAAACACACCTtggtaaaaaagaaaagaaatcacAATAAAAAAG includes:
- the LOC137835066 gene encoding uncharacterized protein: MLNCYVIAFILVFSPFIAISNASAGDADPRYRNCVEQCEESGCIGKRCFPNCKISADEVPVVGPPWGMVEPLYARWKKGHCKSNCQYYCMLNREKERELLNKDPEKYHGKWPFKRIYGIQDPASMVFSSLNLVMHFHGWMSFFTLIYNKLPLKARKRPYYEYASLWHIYGLLSLNSWFWSAIFHSRYCELIEKLDYFSAVALLGYSLILAILRSFNVKDEATRVMIPAPLISFVATHIMYLNFFKLDHEWNLKVCLSMTVGQLATWAIWGDFSHHPSRWKIRFVVLISGLAMCLQIYDFPPYEGLLDAQALRHAITVPLTYLWWSFIRDDATFLTSERLKNSKKSK